Below is a genomic region from Fusobacterium nucleatum.
ATTTAGAAGCTATGACAGTATTAGAATTAAAAGAATTAGTATCTGCACTAGAAGAACACTTTGGAGTAACTGCTGCTGCACCAGTAGCTGTGGCTGCTGCAGGAGGAGCTACAGAAGCTGCTGAAGAAAAAACTGAATTTGATGTAGTATTAAAGAATGCAGGTGGAAATAAAATAGCTGTAATTAAAGAAGTTAGAGCTATCACTGGATTAGGATTAAAAGAAGCTAAAGACTTAGTTGATAATGGTGGAGTAATCAAAGAAGCTGCACCAAAAGATGAAGCTAATGCAATAAAAGAAAAATTAACTGCTGCTGGAGCAGAAGTAGAAGTAAAATAGTTAATATTATTCTTTGGTATTAAAAAATAATAGGCACTCTTGGAAATTTAGAGTGCCTTTTTGCCAACTTTACAGGTTAGATAGTTAATCTTTTGGAAGTAAATGAGCCTTGTTTCTTACAAAAGACTAACTATATAGGATACTATTATAAATAATTTTTAATATCCTAAAAAATAGTTCATTGCTAGCTAAATTTTTTAATGATAAAAAATTAATGTTCGCTGCAAACTCAACCAACTCGCTAACAAGTTAGCTCAAACATGTTGAGATTTGCTCGGCTCACTTGCTTTAATTTTTCATCTAAAATTTAGAATGCAATTCACTTATTTTTAGTTCTATTTAACTAATTACTTTATAATAGCTAATTGTACCAATATTTTTAAGGAGAGTGAAACGTGCAAAAACTCATTGAAAGACTTGATTTTGGAAAAATAAAAGCTAGAGGTGAAATGCCTCATTTTCTTGAATTCCAATTAAATTCTTATGAAGATTTTTTACAAACTAATATGTCACCTAACAAAAGGGAAGAAAAGGGATTTGAATTAGCATTCAAAGAGATATTCCCAATAGAATCTTCAAATGGAGATGTAAGGCTAGAATATATAGGATATGAATTACATGAAGCAGAAGCACCATTGAATGATGAGCTTGAATGTAAAAAAAGAGGAAAAACGTATTCTAATTCATTGAAAGTTAGATTAAGACTTATAAACAAAAAAATGGGAAATGAAATCCAAGAATCTTTGGTGTATTTTGGAGAAGTCCCTAAAATGACTGATAGAGCAACATTTATAATAAATGGAGCTGAAAGAGTTGTTGTATCTCAATTACATAGATCACCGGGTGTATCTTTTAGTAAAGAAGTTAATACTCAAACAGGTAAAGACTTATTTTCTGGAAAGATAATTCCATACAAAGGGACTTGGTTAGAGTTTGAAACTGATAAGAATGATTTTTTAAGTGTAAAGATAGATAGAAAGAAAAAAGTTTTAGCAACTGTATTTTTAAAAGCAGTGGATTTCTTTAAAGATAACAATGAAATTAGAGATTATTTCTTAGAAGTAAAAGAGTTAAAATTGAAAGCTCTTTATAAGAAATATTCAAAAGAACCAGAAGAATTATTAAATGTATTAAAACAAGAATTAGATGGTTCAATAGTTAAAGAAGATATACTTGATGAAGAAACAGGAGAGTTTATTGCAGAAGCAGAGGCTTTCATAAATGAAGAAGTAATAAACAAGCTAATAGAAAACAAGGTAGACAAAATATCTTATTGGTATGTAGGACCTGAAAGTAAATTAGTTGCAAATACTTTAATGAATGATACAACTTTAACAGAAGATGAAGCTGTTGTAGAAGTATTTAAAAAATTAAGACCAGGGGATCAAGTAACAGTTGATTCTGCTAGAAGTTTAATAAGACAAATGTTCTTTAACCCACAAAGATATGATTTAGAACCTGTGGGAAGATATAAGATGAACAAAAGATTAAAACTTGATGTTCCAGAAGAACAAATTTCATTGACAAAAGAAGATGTTTTAGGAACTATTAAGTATGTTATAGAACTTAATAATGGTGAACAAAATGTTCATACTGATGATATAGATAATTTATCAAATAGACGTATTAGAGGAGTAGGAGAATTGCTTCTTATGCAAATCAAAACTGGACTTGCTAAGATGAATAAAATGGTTAGAGAAAAAATGACTACTCAAGACATAGAAACAGTAACTCCTCAATCATTGTTAAATACTAGACCATTAAATGCTTTAATTCAAGATTTCTTTGGTTCAGGACAATTATCACAATTCATGGACCAATCAAATCCACTTGCTGAGTTAACTCACAAGAGAAGAATATCTGCCTTAGGACCTGGTGGACTTTCAAGAGAAAGAGCAGGATTCGAAGTAAGAGACGTTCATGATTCTCACTATGGAAGAATCTGTCCAATAGAAACACCAGAAGGACCAAACATTGGACTTATTGGGTCACTTGCTACTTATGCTAAGATTAATAAATATGGGTTTATTGAAACTCCTTATGTAAAAGTAGAAAATGGAGTAGCATTAGTTGATGATGTTCGTTATCTTGCTGCTGATGAAGAAGATGGATTATTTATAGCCCAAGCGGATACTAAACTTGATAAAAATAATAAATTACAAGGTTTAGTAGTTTGTAGATATGGACATGAAATTGTTGAAATAGAACCTGAAAGAGTAAATTATATGGATGTTTCTCCTAAACAAGTTGTATCTGTATCAGCAGGGTTAATACCATTCTTAGAACACGATGATGCCAACAGAGCATTGATGGGATCAAACATGCAAAGACAAGCTGTACCTTTATTAAAATCAGAAGCTCCTTTCATAGGAACAGGGCTTGAAAGAAAAGTTGCAGTAGACTCAGGTGCAGTAGTAACTACAAAAGTATCAGGAAAAGTAACTTATGTAGATGGTAAAAAAATAATAATTGAAGATAAAGATAAAAAAGAACATACATACAGACTTTTAAACTATGAAAGATCTAACCAATCAATGTGTTTACATCAAACACCTTTGGTAGATTTAGGAGATAAAGTAAAAGCTGGAGATATAATTGCAGATGGACCTGCTACAAAGCTAGGAGATTTATCATTAGGAAGAAATATTCTTATGGGATTTATGCCATGGGAAGGATATAACTATGAAGATGCTATCCTAATATCTGATAGACTTAGAAAAGATGATGTATTTACATCAATACATATTGAAGAATATGAAATAGATGCAAGAACTACAAAATTAGGAGATGAAGAAATAACAAGAGAAATTCCTAATGTGTCAGAAAGTGCCTTAAGAAATCTAGATGAAAATGGTGTAATTATGATAGGTTCAGAAGTAGGACCGGGAGATATATTAGTTGGTAAGACTGCACCTAAGGGAGAAACAGAACCACCTGCTGAAGAAAAACTTTTAAGAGCTATATTTGGAGAAAAAGCAAGAGATGTAAGAGATACATCACTTACTATGCCTCATGGCTCTAAGGGAGTTGTTGTTGATATTCTTGAACTTTCAAGAGAAAATGGAGATGAATTAAAGGCAGGAGTAAATAAATCTATAAGAGTTTTAGTTGCTGAAAAACGTAAAATAACTGTTGGGGATAAGATGTCAGGAAGACA
It encodes:
- the rplL gene encoding 50S ribosomal protein L7/L12 — its product is MAFNKEQFIADLEAMTVLELKELVSALEEHFGVTAAAPVAVAAAGGATEAAEEKTEFDVVLKNAGGNKIAVIKEVRAITGLGLKEAKDLVDNGGVIKEAAPKDEANAIKEKLTAAGAEVEVK
- the rpoB gene encoding DNA-directed RNA polymerase subunit beta; translated protein: MQKLIERLDFGKIKARGEMPHFLEFQLNSYEDFLQTNMSPNKREEKGFELAFKEIFPIESSNGDVRLEYIGYELHEAEAPLNDELECKKRGKTYSNSLKVRLRLINKKMGNEIQESLVYFGEVPKMTDRATFIINGAERVVVSQLHRSPGVSFSKEVNTQTGKDLFSGKIIPYKGTWLEFETDKNDFLSVKIDRKKKVLATVFLKAVDFFKDNNEIRDYFLEVKELKLKALYKKYSKEPEELLNVLKQELDGSIVKEDILDEETGEFIAEAEAFINEEVINKLIENKVDKISYWYVGPESKLVANTLMNDTTLTEDEAVVEVFKKLRPGDQVTVDSARSLIRQMFFNPQRYDLEPVGRYKMNKRLKLDVPEEQISLTKEDVLGTIKYVIELNNGEQNVHTDDIDNLSNRRIRGVGELLLMQIKTGLAKMNKMVREKMTTQDIETVTPQSLLNTRPLNALIQDFFGSGQLSQFMDQSNPLAELTHKRRISALGPGGLSRERAGFEVRDVHDSHYGRICPIETPEGPNIGLIGSLATYAKINKYGFIETPYVKVENGVALVDDVRYLAADEEDGLFIAQADTKLDKNNKLQGLVVCRYGHEIVEIEPERVNYMDVSPKQVVSVSAGLIPFLEHDDANRALMGSNMQRQAVPLLKSEAPFIGTGLERKVAVDSGAVVTTKVSGKVTYVDGKKIIIEDKDKKEHTYRLLNYERSNQSMCLHQTPLVDLGDKVKAGDIIADGPATKLGDLSLGRNILMGFMPWEGYNYEDAILISDRLRKDDVFTSIHIEEYEIDARTTKLGDEEITREIPNVSESALRNLDENGVIMIGSEVGPGDILVGKTAPKGETEPPAEEKLLRAIFGEKARDVRDTSLTMPHGSKGVVVDILELSRENGDELKAGVNKSIRVLVAEKRKITVGDKMSGRHGNKGVVSRVLPAEDMPFLEDGTHLDVVLNPLGVPSRMNIGQVLEVHLGMAMRTLNGGTCIATPVFDGATEEQVKDYLEKQGYPRTGKVTLYDGRTGEKFDNKVTVGIMYMLKLHHLVEDKMHARAIGPYSLVTQQPLGGKAQFGGQRLGEMEVWALEAYGASNILQEMLTVKSDDITGRTKTYEAIIKGEAMPESDLPESFKVLLKEFQALALDIELCDEEDNVINVDEEIGIEDTPTEYSPQYEIEMTGLHEIDEDAEDFEE